GTTACTTGGGTCTCCTCGTTAGAGGCTGCGTTGGCAGCGGCTGGCGAAGTTGAGGAAGTGATGGTGATTGGCGGCGGCAGTATTTATCAGCAAACTCTGGCGCAGGCTAACCGCCTCTATCTGACGCACATTGATGCCGAAGTGGAAGGTGACACGCATTTCCCTGACTATGAGCCGGACGAATGGCAGTCTGTTTTCAGTGAATTCCATGATGCTGACGAGCGTAACTCACACAGTTACTGCTTCGAAGTTCTGGAACGTCGCTAAGGGCATAACATCACCCATATCTCTCTCAATGTGCTCTGGTCGCTGCTGAGAAACATCCGGTTGTGAGCGAGTAAAAAAGACAGGCATAGTTTTGTGAGCCGCTGATTGTGTTAACGACTCAATGCGTGTTCCTCTATGCCGTCTTTCAAAAAAATCAAAAATTCTCCTGCGACGTTTTTGCGTTGCTTCTTCGCTCTTTCTCTGAGCTATCATACTGAAATTGAATATCTTAATCATGTTCCCCGCGTGAGCGGGGATAGACCAAATGAGCAGTGAGGTGAGGCTTTCAATCAGTAGTATTCTGCTTCATTGAGGGGGGATTCATATTTGCGTCATCTGGCATCGATAGTATCAGGATGGATAACGTTCTATACCGCTACGTTGGTGGATAATAGAACACGATGCTTAATAGGTAGGAGACAGTACGTATGGCGAATAGAAACTGCAATCTGAATACTGACCGTTTGAGCGATCCACGCCGCCGTGAATTACCATCAGGCGGCGTAGAAGCCGTTGGTCTGGCTGGTTTTCTTGGCGGTGGCATCTGGTCGATTCCCACCGAGGCGTTGGCTGTACCATCATCTAAAAAGGCTCAGTCTGGGGCGGACTTCCCACTTCTATGATACGGGCGCGGTTGGCGATAGAGTGAATACTTTCGAACCTTTACTCACCCGATAAGGGCGTGATATTGCCAGAAAGCTCCGTGTTTGATGAGAGTGACGGTTGCGTGAAATAGCGCTTATCGTCCCAACGCAGCATCGTCAATTCTCCCCCCCAACAGCACCCGGTATCTAGCGCATAAATGTTTTCCGGCGTGCCTTTCCCTTCCAGCGATGCCCAGTGACCGAATGCAATAGCGTATTCCCCTGCGACTTGACTGGGTAGATCAAACCACGGTTTTAGCAGAGAAGGTGCCTGACCCGGTGGTTCTTTGCAGAGCATATCCAACTGTCCGCCAGAGAAACAGTAACGCATGCGGGTAAAAACATTGGTACTAAAGCGTAGACGCGCCAAACCGCTCAGTTCTGGGCTCCAATGGTTTGGCATATCGCCGTACATGGCATCGAGGAAAAGCGGGTAACTGTCGCTGCTCAGGATCGATTCAACTTCGCGCGCACACATGAGCGCCGTCGGCAGATCCCACTGTGGTGTGATGCCCGCATGCGCCATGACCAACTTCAGATCGTCATCGACCTGTAAGATCGGTTGGCGGCGTAGCCAGTTGATGAGATCATCTGCATCCGGTGCGGTGAGAAGATCGTTGAGACGATCTTTGGGTTTATTGCGGCTGATACCCGCATAAACGGCCAGCAGATGCAGATCGTGATTGCCAAGCACCATACGGACAGAAGAACCGAGGGAACGAACAAAGCGCAGAACCTGAAGCGAATCTGGCCCGCGTGCGACTAAATCGCCAGTTAGCCAGAGCGTATCCTGCTCAGGATTAAAGGAAACTTGCGCCAATAGCGCGTTGAGTTCAACTACACAGCCGTGAACATCGCCAACTAAATAGGTAGACATAATTAATGTATCAGTGAAGGGATAGCCAGACGGAAGACGGAGACTGGAACCTGAAATGCCTTACCCTGATGGTCAATCATATGGTAGTGGCCTTCCATTGTGCCGAGAGGCGTTTCTATGACGGCACCACTGGTATATTGGAACTCGCCACCGGGCTGGATAACTGGCTGCTCGCCGATGACGCCTTCACCCTGAACCTCAGTCTGCCGGCCATTACCGTTGGTGATCAGCCAATAACGCCCCAAAAGCTGGACTTCATGACGCCCCAGATTGCGAACCGTAATCGTGTAAGCGAACACGAAACGTTCTTCATCAGGCTCCGATTGTGATTCTACGTAGAAGCTCTGAACTTGTACACAAACACGGGGCGCATTAATCATGATGAACTCCAGTTATTCCTGTTTTGCCGGATGCTCGCTTAACCAGTTCGCCAATCGGCAATATTGCTCGACGGTCACATTCTCTGCACGGCTGGTGACATTGATACCCAGTTCGGTGAGCGTTTCTGGGGTGAACAGATTACCGAGACTGTTACGCAGAGTCTTGCGGCGCTGGTTGAACGCTTCCGTCGTGATGCGGCTCAGCACGCGAATATCACTAACCGGATAAGGGATCACGGCATGAGGCACGAGTCGCACTACGGCGGAATCAACTTTAGGTGCGGGCTTGAAGGCCTCCGGTGGCACTTCAAGCACCGGAATCACCTGACAATAATACTGTGCCATAACGCTCAGGCGTCCAAAAGCTTTACTGTTCGGCCCTGCCACCAAACGGTTAACCACTTCTTTCTGCAACATAAAGTGCATGTCGCGGATAGATTGAGTATAGGTGAACAAATGGAACATCAGCGGTGTAGATATATTATACGGCAGGTTACCGAAAACACGCAGAGGCTGCCCAGCTTGTTCAGCGAGCGCGGCGAAATCGATCGTCATGGCGTCTTGCTGAATAATCGTCAGCTTATCTTTCAGCGTCGGGTGTTTTTCCAATCGCGCGGCCAGATCCCTATCCAGCTCAATCACGGTAAAACGATCCATCCGTTCGCCAACGGGCGCAGTGAGTGCGCCGAGGCCAGGGCCGATCTCTACGATCGCTTGACCCGGCTGAGGATGAATCGCCGAAACGATGCTATCGATCACGAAATGATCGTTTAAAAAGTTCTGCCCAAAACGTTTACGGGCGAAGTGACCTTGGTGTACGCGATTATTCATTACTATTCTTTATCATTTTAATGGCAAGATTTAATGCCGTGATGAAGCTGCCAGGCTCAGCGCTACCGGTTGCGGCCAGCTCTAGCGCTGTACCGTGATCGACCGATGTGCGGATAAACGGTAGCCCCAGTGTGATATTAACAGCGCGCCCGAAACCCTGATATTTCAGAACCGGGAGCCCTTGATCGTGATACATCGCCAAAACGGCGTCGGCGTGTTGCAGATACTTGGGTTGGAAAAGCGTATCAGCAGGCAACGGCCCAATCAGCGTGATGCCCTGTTGCCGTAGCTCATCCAGTGCGGGATTAATCACATCCAGCTCTTCACGGCCCATATGACCGCCTTCACCCGCATGGGGATTCAGCCCACAGACATAAATCTGCGGTTGAGTAATACCGAATTTTGTCTGCAAATCATGATGTAAGATCGTGATGACTTCATGCAGACTCTGGCGGGTAATGGCCGCAGAAACGGCAGCGAGCGGTAAGTGCGTGGTCGCTAACGCGACGCGCAATTCTTCCGTCGCCAGCATCATAACAACACGGTCACAGCTACTGCGATCGGCGAAAAATTCAGTATGCCCACTGAAGGGGACGCCAGCATCGTTGATAATGCCTTTATGCACCGGGCCAGTAATCAGCGCCGCGAATTCGTCGTTCAGGCAACCATCACACGCACGGGCTAACGTTTCAACGACATAAGCGCTGTTAGCAACGTTCAGTTGGCCTGCAATGACGGTTGCTGGTGTGGCGATCGGCAGGACAGTAAGGCTACCCGCCTGCTGTGGCTGTGCGGGCTGGCCGGGTTGATAGTCACGCAGCGTCAGCGGCATAGACAACTGCAATGCGCGCGTGAATAACAGCTCAGGATCGGCACAGCAAACGAGCTCTACAGGCCAG
The window above is part of the Pectobacterium araliae genome. Proteins encoded here:
- the pdxA gene encoding 4-hydroxythreonine-4-phosphate dehydrogenase PdxA; this encodes MQTESNTPRVVITPGEPAGIGPDLVIVLAQQAWPVELVCCADPELLFTRALQLSMPLTLRDYQPGQPAQPQQAGSLTVLPIATPATVIAGQLNVANSAYVVETLARACDGCLNDEFAALITGPVHKGIINDAGVPFSGHTEFFADRSSCDRVVMMLATEELRVALATTHLPLAAVSAAITRQSLHEVITILHHDLQTKFGITQPQIYVCGLNPHAGEGGHMGREELDVINPALDELRQQGITLIGPLPADTLFQPKYLQHADAVLAMYHDQGLPVLKYQGFGRAVNITLGLPFIRTSVDHGTALELAATGSAEPGSFITALNLAIKMIKNSNE
- the apaG gene encoding Co2+/Mg2+ efflux protein ApaG — its product is MINAPRVCVQVQSFYVESQSEPDEERFVFAYTITVRNLGRHEVQLLGRYWLITNGNGRQTEVQGEGVIGEQPVIQPGGEFQYTSGAVIETPLGTMEGHYHMIDHQGKAFQVPVSVFRLAIPSLIH
- the folA gene encoding type 3 dihydrofolate reductase; its protein translation is MVISLIAALAVDRVIGMENAMPWHLPADLAWFKRNTLNKPIIMGRNTFRSIGQPLPGRLNIVVSNHPGDDERVTWVSSLEAALAAAGEVEEVMVIGGGSIYQQTLAQANRLYLTHIDAEVEGDTHFPDYEPDEWQSVFSEFHDADERNSHSYCFEVLERR
- the apaH gene encoding bis(5'-nucleosyl)-tetraphosphatase (symmetrical) ApaH, with product MSTYLVGDVHGCVVELNALLAQVSFNPEQDTLWLTGDLVARGPDSLQVLRFVRSLGSSVRMVLGNHDLHLLAVYAGISRNKPKDRLNDLLTAPDADDLINWLRRQPILQVDDDLKLVMAHAGITPQWDLPTALMCAREVESILSSDSYPLFLDAMYGDMPNHWSPELSGLARLRFSTNVFTRMRYCFSGGQLDMLCKEPPGQAPSLLKPWFDLPSQVAGEYAIAFGHWASLEGKGTPENIYALDTGCCWGGELTMLRWDDKRYFTQPSLSSNTELSGNITPLSGE
- the rsmA gene encoding 16S rRNA (adenine(1518)-N(6)/adenine(1519)-N(6))-dimethyltransferase RsmA — its product is MNNRVHQGHFARKRFGQNFLNDHFVIDSIVSAIHPQPGQAIVEIGPGLGALTAPVGERMDRFTVIELDRDLAARLEKHPTLKDKLTIIQQDAMTIDFAALAEQAGQPLRVFGNLPYNISTPLMFHLFTYTQSIRDMHFMLQKEVVNRLVAGPNSKAFGRLSVMAQYYCQVIPVLEVPPEAFKPAPKVDSAVVRLVPHAVIPYPVSDIRVLSRITTEAFNQRRKTLRNSLGNLFTPETLTELGINVTSRAENVTVEQYCRLANWLSEHPAKQE